Sequence from the Thermodesulfobacteriota bacterium genome:
CTAAGCTTACTTTAGACAAAACCGGATACTTGTTATCTACCTCTACTCTAATCCCTTGGAGAAATGACTCAATTAGCGCAGATGAAAAACTACTACGTAAGTATCCATCGGATATTAAATCTAATGTCGCATTAAAAGACCCGGTAATTAATGGCATGAAACTTTTATGATTGTTGAGTTTAACGAATTTCTTTGTTTGTTTGACAACCCCATCAAATATTCCTTCAAAAATCTGATATAAAGTGTCTTTCAGCTCTTGTTTAGTGAATCTGGAGTTTATAGCATGAGAAACCTTATCTGTAACTTGGTCTGCTAGTTCGTCATCGATACCGATCATATTTAACGGATTTATAAAACCTGCTTTAAACGCATCTTCTAAATCATAAGTAGAATATGCAATATCATCGGCTATATCCATAATCTGGCATTCGATTGTTTTAAAATCGCCTTTAAATTCATTTGTACCACAAACGTGCGATTTAATTTGGTGAACTATATGTGCTTCTGAGTGATAATAACCCTTAACGATTTCATTATCTTTTTTTCTTTTTTTTGGAATTGCTTTATCATATTTTAATACAGCAGCCAAAGTCCGATATGTTAAATTTAGCCCCAGTCTACGATCATTACCCTTTTTATCAATTCCATAATCAGATGAATTTGATTCTTTCTGACGCTTTTCTATTTTTGTCAAAATCCTGAAAGTTTGGGCGTTACCTTCAAATCCGCCATAAGGCTTCATGCAATCATCGAGTGCTTTTTCACCATTATGACCAAATGGAGGGTGGCCTAAGTCATGGGCAAGCCCAGCGATTTCGGGAATATCCGGTTCAATATTAAATTCAGGGTCCTTAAAGAATGGAACTGTATTGTTAATTCTAATTGCTATAGATTTAGCTATTTGAGCGACCTCAAGTGAGTGGGTTAATCTATTTCTAAAAAAATCGGATTCAAAATATGGAAAAAGCTGTGTCTTTCCCTGCAATCTCCTAAATGACGCTGAGTGTATTATCCTTGCATAATCCCTTCGCCAATCCGTTCGAAACGGTTCTTTTGAAAGGCCAAGCTTGTCGGGAATTGTTGCTCTGCGAAGTCTGTCGTTAGCAGTATACAGACCCATTATGAATCGGGAGACTAAATAATGCTATAGTAATTTGAAGTAAACGAATCAATAGGGATAAATAGTATCATTATGCTGCGGACTTCTTTCGTTCGCGAACACCATTTATTGAAGTAGTTTTAATTGAATGGGCAGTCTTAGAGGATACAGTTGTTGTTTTTGTTACGCCAGAAGGGATATATAGCCTTTTCATAGCTTTACTTACAGCGGCAGATGTCGCCCTGTGACCAATGAAATATCTCTTTGTCATTATCTCCTCCTTATAAACTATAATATATCATAAGAATTTTTGTCAAGGTGCCAAATCATAAACAAAAGCTGAGAAAAACTGAAGTTATCACCTCTTGTGAATTATCAAGATAATTATACTCGCCTCTGCGGTTCGATAATCACCTTGATGGAATCCTTTGCCTCTACAACCATCTGGAAGGCTCTGCCGGTTTCGGCCAGAGGGAGCCGATGCGTGACCATATCTTTTACGTTCACCCGCCCTGCCCGGATAAGCTCTACGGCCAGGGCAAGGTCGGCGGGGGCCGCGGCGTAAGAACTGGTCATAGTAATACCATTCCACCAGACTTCGTTAAAGGGAAGGGGAATCTTCACATCCGGATCGGTTGGGGCAAAAAAGAGGATGGTCCCGCCTTTTTCCACTAAAGTTAATGCCTGCTCGATAGCCGATGTCGAGCCGGTGCAGACGATTACCATGTCCGCCAGCCTTCCTTCGTTGATTTCGCAGAGTTGTTTTGCTACATTCTCATTGGCCTGAATGGCCGCCTCGGCGCCAAAGCGAAGCGCCGCTTTTAGCCTGTATTCATTGATATCCGTTGCCATAACCCGGCCTGCACCCTGCGCACATGCCAGTTGAATATGAAGTAATCCAGTAATACCGCTTCCCATAACCAGTACACTGCTCCCCATTTCAAATCTGGCCATTCTCTGCCCGCGTATTGCACAGCCGAGCGGTTCGACGAAAGAACCTTCCTCGTAAGAGACTTCGTCTGGCAATACGAATACCCCGCGATCAACATTTATAGCTGGAACACGGATGTACTCGGAGAATCCACCGGGGTCAAAATGGGTAGTCCGAAGGGTATTGCAAGCCGAATGGTTTCCCCTCAAGCAGAAGTAGCAGGTGTTGCATGGGACATGATGAGTGGCGATAACCCTGTCTCCTTTTTTGAATTTGCGGACATCTTCTCCTACCTCCACTACCTCGCCGGCGACCTCATGCCCCAATACCAGAGGGGCCTTGGGAAGGCGGTACCACTCCATCACGTCGCTTCCGCATACCCCGCTTGCCTCGACGCGAATAAGTATCTCGCCGGGACCGATTTTAGGTATCGGCAATTCCTCAACCCGCACGTCCCGGTTGTTGTAATACATTGCTACGCGCATATTGTTAGTGAAGTTATGAGTTTTAGGTTTAGCCACGAATTAACACTAATTTTCACGAATACTATAATTTGTGCTTATTCCTGTTCATTTGTGGCCGATTAAAATTATAGTCGGAAGCTTCGATAGGCTATCCGCTGGCTGCCCTCTTGGTCTCCTCCTCCCTAAGCATTGTGAATAGCTCATGGGCCTGTTTAGGAGTGTAGTTTTCATGAACAATAGCGCGGATAGCAGCGATCATGGGAACGGGATGATCGGACTGCCAGATGTTCCTCCCCATGTCCACCCCGACTGCGCCCTGCTGGACAGCACTGTAGGCCATCTCTAAAGCGTCGAGCTCCGTAGCTAGCTTGGGCCCGCCGGCAATTACTATCGGAACTGGGCAGCTTTCGGTCACCTTTTCAAAATCCTCGCAGTAATAAGTCTTAACTATATGCGCTCCCAGCTCCGCGCATATACGGCAACATAGAGAGA
This genomic interval carries:
- the dgt gene encoding dNTP triphosphohydrolase encodes the protein MPDKLGLSKEPFRTDWRRDYARIIHSASFRRLQGKTQLFPYFESDFFRNRLTHSLEVAQIAKSIAIRINNTVPFFKDPEFNIEPDIPEIAGLAHDLGHPPFGHNGEKALDDCMKPYGGFEGNAQTFRILTKIEKRQKESNSSDYGIDKKGNDRRLGLNLTYRTLAAVLKYDKAIPKKRKKDNEIVKGYYHSEAHIVHQIKSHVCGTNEFKGDFKTIECQIMDIADDIAYSTYDLEDAFKAGFINPLNMIGIDDELADQVTDKVSHAINSRFTKQELKDTLYQIFEGIFDGVVKQTKKFVKLNNHKSFMPLITGSFNATLDLISDGYLRSSFSSALIESFLQGIRVEVDNKYPVLSKVSLEFEKLVQVEALKQLTYACLINSSKLKVAEYRGYEIVKTIFELLSNEKQLGYKLMPEDYQALYNSFIKKSDRMRVICDFIAGMTDRYVLEFYGRLKSENPQTIFKPL
- a CDS encoding zinc-dependent dehydrogenase — translated: MAKPKTHNFTNNMRVAMYYNNRDVRVEELPIPKIGPGEILIRVEASGVCGSDVMEWYRLPKAPLVLGHEVAGEVVEVGEDVRKFKKGDRVIATHHVPCNTCYFCLRGNHSACNTLRTTHFDPGGFSEYIRVPAINVDRGVFVLPDEVSYEEGSFVEPLGCAIRGQRMARFEMGSSVLVMGSGITGLLHIQLACAQGAGRVMATDINEYRLKAALRFGAEAAIQANENVAKQLCEINEGRLADMVIVCTGSTSAIEQALTLVEKGGTILFFAPTDPDVKIPLPFNEVWWNGITMTSSYAAAPADLALAVELIRAGRVNVKDMVTHRLPLAETGRAFQMVVEAKDSIKVIIEPQRRV